In a genomic window of uncultured Flavobacterium sp.:
- a CDS encoding transposase, which produces MKNTRRTFTLSFKILAASMSIHCGRVCDVARELNISTSTLQHWKKLYQEGIFTIKKTSAEISHKNELQKLRKQIKELEIERDILKKAQNIFSKSGG; this is translated from the coding sequence ATGAAAAATACGAGGAGAACCTTTACTTTAAGCTTTAAGATTCTGGCCGCTTCCATGAGCATCCACTGCGGAAGAGTCTGTGACGTGGCAAGAGAACTCAATATCAGTACAAGTACCCTTCAGCACTGGAAGAAGCTTTACCAGGAAGGCATATTTACCATAAAGAAAACTTCAGCTGAAATATCCCATAAAAATGAGCTGCAGAAGCTTCGGAAACAGATAAAAGAATTAGAAATTGAAAGGGACATCCTAAAAAAGGCTCAAAATATCTTCTCCAAGAGCGGCGGGTGA